A stretch of Plodia interpunctella isolate USDA-ARS_2022_Savannah chromosome 15, ilPloInte3.2, whole genome shotgun sequence DNA encodes these proteins:
- the LOC128675815 gene encoding uncharacterized protein LOC128675815 isoform X2: MSFMKIAILLCSIATAKALGENSSELDTTRRSGGYGLLRPGYQAGYNQGYGGYGGGIGGGYGGGYGGYPGGYPGASGYPGGFGGSGYPGGVSGGYGGYLGGNPGFGAPGYPGYGGYRPNYNRPGFDGRPGYPGNGGYPGAIGGYPGAGGYPGNSYPGTYPGYRPGYNQNRPGYNPYQGSGNYFGGYNDGYNDNFRLLGRKVGEKSASTEKDVK; this comes from the exons atgagtTTTATG AAAATAGCAATATTGCTATGCTCAATAGCAACAGCAAAAGCTTTAGGAGAAAACAGCAGTGAATTGGACACAACTCGACGGAGCGGCGGCTATGGGTTGCTGAGACCCGGGTACCAAGCAGGTTATAACCAAGGTTATGGCGGCTACGGGGGGGGTATCGGAGGGGGGTATGGCGGTGGATATGGCGGATACCCGGGTGGCTATCCGGGTGCAAGCGGATATCCGGGTGGATTCGGTGGTAGTGGATACCCGGGTGGTGTAAGTGGAG GTTACGGTGGTTACCTAGGAGGAAACCCAGGCTTCGGAGCACCAGGATACCCTGGCTACGGAG gttaTCGACCAAACTATAACAGGCCAGGTTTTGACGGCAGACCTGGTTATCCGGGCAACGGAGGTTACCCAGGCGCTATCGGAGGATACCCAGGCGCAGGCGGATACCCAGGCAACTCATACCCGGGAACATACCCTGGTTACCGGCCCGGATACAACCAAAACCGGCCCGGGTATAACCCTTACCAGGGCAGCGGCAACTATTTCGGAGGTTACAATGACGGTTATAATGATAACTTTAGGCTCTTGGGCAGAAAAGTGGGGGAAAAGAGCGCTTCAACAGAAAAAGAcgtaaaatag
- the LOC128675815 gene encoding uncharacterized protein LOC128675815 isoform X1: MKFVLFFFCEFKIAILLCSIATAKALGENSSELDTTRRSGGYGLLRPGYQAGYNQGYGGYGGGIGGGYGGGYGGYPGGYPGASGYPGGFGGSGYPGGVSGGYGGYLGGNPGFGAPGYPGYGGYRPNYNRPGFDGRPGYPGNGGYPGAIGGYPGAGGYPGNSYPGTYPGYRPGYNQNRPGYNPYQGSGNYFGGYNDGYNDNFRLLGRKVGEKSASTEKDVK, encoded by the exons ATgaagtttgttttgttctttttttgtgaattt AAAATAGCAATATTGCTATGCTCAATAGCAACAGCAAAAGCTTTAGGAGAAAACAGCAGTGAATTGGACACAACTCGACGGAGCGGCGGCTATGGGTTGCTGAGACCCGGGTACCAAGCAGGTTATAACCAAGGTTATGGCGGCTACGGGGGGGGTATCGGAGGGGGGTATGGCGGTGGATATGGCGGATACCCGGGTGGCTATCCGGGTGCAAGCGGATATCCGGGTGGATTCGGTGGTAGTGGATACCCGGGTGGTGTAAGTGGAG GTTACGGTGGTTACCTAGGAGGAAACCCAGGCTTCGGAGCACCAGGATACCCTGGCTACGGAG gttaTCGACCAAACTATAACAGGCCAGGTTTTGACGGCAGACCTGGTTATCCGGGCAACGGAGGTTACCCAGGCGCTATCGGAGGATACCCAGGCGCAGGCGGATACCCAGGCAACTCATACCCGGGAACATACCCTGGTTACCGGCCCGGATACAACCAAAACCGGCCCGGGTATAACCCTTACCAGGGCAGCGGCAACTATTTCGGAGGTTACAATGACGGTTATAATGATAACTTTAGGCTCTTGGGCAGAAAAGTGGGGGAAAAGAGCGCTTCAACAGAAAAAGAcgtaaaatag
- the LOC128675815 gene encoding prisilkin-39-like isoform X3 translates to MKFVLFFFCEFKIAILLCSIATAKALGENSSELDTTRRSGGYGLLRPGYQAGYNQGYGGYGGGIGGGYGGGYGGYPGGYPGASGYPGGFGGSGYPGGVSGGYRPNYNRPGFDGRPGYPGNGGYPGAIGGYPGAGGYPGNSYPGTYPGYRPGYNQNRPGYNPYQGSGNYFGGYNDGYNDNFRLLGRKVGEKSASTEKDVK, encoded by the exons ATgaagtttgttttgttctttttttgtgaattt AAAATAGCAATATTGCTATGCTCAATAGCAACAGCAAAAGCTTTAGGAGAAAACAGCAGTGAATTGGACACAACTCGACGGAGCGGCGGCTATGGGTTGCTGAGACCCGGGTACCAAGCAGGTTATAACCAAGGTTATGGCGGCTACGGGGGGGGTATCGGAGGGGGGTATGGCGGTGGATATGGCGGATACCCGGGTGGCTATCCGGGTGCAAGCGGATATCCGGGTGGATTCGGTGGTAGTGGATACCCGGGTGGTGTAAGTGGAG gttaTCGACCAAACTATAACAGGCCAGGTTTTGACGGCAGACCTGGTTATCCGGGCAACGGAGGTTACCCAGGCGCTATCGGAGGATACCCAGGCGCAGGCGGATACCCAGGCAACTCATACCCGGGAACATACCCTGGTTACCGGCCCGGATACAACCAAAACCGGCCCGGGTATAACCCTTACCAGGGCAGCGGCAACTATTTCGGAGGTTACAATGACGGTTATAATGATAACTTTAGGCTCTTGGGCAGAAAAGTGGGGGAAAAGAGCGCTTCAACAGAAAAAGAcgtaaaatag